From a single Planctellipticum variicoloris genomic region:
- a CDS encoding FemAB family XrtA/PEP-CTERM system-associated protein, translating into MVSTVSSPGSAEQAAVSTSAEFPLRVFRRRVTESQTESDPRRPPAGLDRRWLTALRDGLSHSVYELIAERGGLVVGRLPVALVSSALFGRFLVSLPYINSAGLETDDSAAASGLIDEAVDLARELRVRYLEIRQERELTHPLLTDARTEKVLMRRPLPATADELWADLDPKVRNQIRKGQKSEFQVMWGGADQLDGFYDVFARNMRDLGTPVFGKRLFSSILRDLGADAELCVVRDGAKPVAAALLIHDADRTEVPSASALFEYRASNVNMLMYWHLLGRAIERGQAVFDFGRSSVDGNTYRFKKQWGAAPSPSVWQYHVLQGSRDALRPDNPGNRRLIEIWKRLPVWLTRCIGPSIVRGIP; encoded by the coding sequence ATGGTCTCAACCGTCTCATCTCCTGGTTCCGCCGAGCAGGCCGCCGTCTCCACGTCGGCGGAGTTTCCGCTGCGGGTGTTCCGTCGCCGGGTAACGGAGTCTCAGACCGAGTCCGACCCCCGTCGGCCTCCGGCTGGACTTGATCGTCGCTGGCTCACGGCGCTTCGTGACGGACTCAGCCATTCGGTTTACGAGCTCATCGCCGAACGCGGCGGTCTGGTCGTCGGTCGCCTGCCCGTGGCTCTGGTCTCCAGCGCGTTGTTTGGCCGTTTTCTTGTCAGTCTGCCCTACATTAACTCGGCCGGACTGGAGACCGATGATTCTGCGGCAGCTTCCGGACTGATCGATGAAGCCGTCGATCTGGCCCGCGAGCTCCGCGTCCGCTATCTGGAAATTCGCCAGGAGCGCGAACTGACTCACCCGCTGCTGACCGATGCCCGTACGGAAAAGGTCCTGATGCGTCGGCCGCTTCCGGCGACCGCTGACGAGCTCTGGGCCGATCTGGATCCCAAAGTTCGCAACCAGATTCGCAAGGGGCAGAAGTCCGAATTTCAAGTCATGTGGGGCGGGGCCGACCAGCTCGACGGTTTCTACGATGTGTTCGCGCGCAACATGCGGGACCTCGGAACGCCGGTTTTCGGAAAGCGACTCTTTTCGTCGATTCTGCGGGACCTTGGAGCCGACGCCGAGCTGTGCGTGGTTCGCGACGGCGCCAAGCCCGTCGCCGCCGCATTGTTGATTCACGACGCGGACCGCACGGAAGTCCCCAGCGCGAGCGCCCTGTTCGAATACCGGGCCAGCAACGTCAATATGCTGATGTACTGGCATCTGCTCGGCCGCGCCATCGAGCGGGGCCAGGCGGTTTTCGATTTCGGGCGGTCCAGCGTTGACGGCAACACGTACCGATTCAAGAAACAGTGGGGTGCGGCCCCCTCCCCGTCGGTCTGGCAGTACCACGTGTTGCAGGGCTCCCGCGACGCCCTCCGTCCCGACAATCCCGGGAACCGCCGCCTCATTGAAATCTGGAAACGGCTGCCGGTCTGGCTGACGCGCTGCATCGGCCCCTCGATTGTGCGGGGGATCCCATGA